TTGGCGGGCGGAGGCCTCCGGCATCAGCCGCGCAAGGTTCTTCTCCAACTGCCCCACGCCCCTGTCGCCGCCACGAATGCGGTGCAGCGCCCACACGACGTCGGCCCCGGCTGCGGACAGGCTGTAGCCGAGGGGTGTGGGCAGTTTGCGCACATGCCGCCAGGCGAAACGGTACAAGTCCTCAATGCCGATGCTCATGAGTCCGCCTCCAACGTTCCCGGGCGCCACAGCTGCTCTCGGACCGCCATAATCCTCTGTACTACGGTGATCAGTGATGCCACTGCGATCACAGCCAGCGCCGCCGTGAGCACCCAAGTGGGCGCTCCCAAGCCGACGGCGACAGTCCCTACGCCGGCGGCGATCAGCCGGTCGGTGCGCTCGGCGATACCGACCGTCGCGGTGGCGCCTACGGACTCGGCCCGAGCTCGGGCGTAGGGGACGGCGGCGGCAAGCACAACTACGGTCACGGCGATGGCAACGGTTACGGTGCGCAGCGCTCCCGGATTCAGGTGCAGGGCCGCCCACACGGCCAAGGAGCCGA
This genomic stretch from Actinomyces qiguomingii harbors:
- the pgsA gene encoding phosphatidylinositol phosphate synthase, with the protein product MLGQHGRGITRALFTGPARVLARLGVTPNMLTVAGTVATIAVAVLTLPQGRFILGPVLLLLVLIGDSFDGILARLTGTESSFGAFLDSTMDRLADGAVFGSLAVWAALHLNPGALRTVTVAIAVTVVVLAAAVPYARARAESVGATATVGIAERTDRLIAAGVGTVAVGLGAPTWVLTAALAVIAVASLITVVQRIMAVREQLWRPGTLEADS